A window of the Triplophysa rosa linkage group LG23, Trosa_1v2, whole genome shotgun sequence genome harbors these coding sequences:
- the rps6ka3b gene encoding ribosomal protein S6 kinase alpha-3 isoform X2 gives MPLAQLVDPWRKMAIGSAASETEPQHVLEDSTGDDENLSCQEEVSVKEISITHHVKEGSEKADPEQFELRKVLGQGSFGKVFLVKKTVGPDAGQLYAMKVLKKATLKVRDRVRTKMERDILVEVNHPFIVKLHYAFQTEGKLYLILDFLRGGDLFTRLSKEVMFTEEDVKFYLAELALALDHLHGLGIIYRDLKPENILLDEEGHIKLTDFGLSKESIDHENKAYSFCGTVEYMAPEVVNRRGHTYSADWWSYGVLMFEMLTGTLPFQGKDRKETMTMILKAKLGMPQFLSAEAQSLLRSLFKRNPSNRFGAGPDGVEEIKRHPFYATIDWNKLFRREIYPPFKPASGRPDDTFYFDPEFTAKTPKDSPGVPPSANANQLFRGFSFVAISSEEESQPLQSNSMTSIVQQLHRNVNQFNDAYEVREDIGVGSYSVCKRCIQKSTGMEYAVKIINKAKRDPTEEVEILLRYGQHPNIITLKDVYDDGRSVYLVTELLMGGELLDKILRQNFFSEREASAVLYTITKTVEYLHAQGVVHRDLKPSNILYVDESGNPESIRICDFGFAKQLRAENGLLMTPCYTANFVAPEVLKKQGYDAACDIWSLGVLLYTMLTGFTPFANGPEDTPEEILARIGSGKFSLTGGYWNSVSSEAKDLVSKMLHVDPHQRLTAAQVLRHPWIVHKELLPKYQLNRQDAPHLVKGAMAATYSALNRNIPPVLEPVGCSILAQRRGVKKLTSTAL, from the exons GAAGAAGTGTCTGTCAAAGAGATCAGCATCACACATCATGTTAAAGAGGGCTCAGAAAAGGCAGACCCAGAACAGTTTGAGCTCCGTAAGGTGCTCGGACAGGGCTCTTTCGGAAAG GTATTTCTGGTGAAGAAAACTGTAGGCCCTGATGCAGGACAGCTGTACGCAATGAAAGTGCTGAAGAAAGCCACCCTGAAAG TACGGGATCGGGTCAGAACTAAGATGGAGAGAGATATTTTGGTGGAGGTTAACCATCCCTTTATCGTGAAGCTACACTATG cATTCCAGACCGAAGGAAAGCTCTATCTGATTTTGGACTTTTTAAGAGGAGGGGATCTTTTCACTCGCTTGTCAAAAGAG GTGATGTTCACAGAAGAGGACGTGAAGTTTTATTTGGCTGAACTTGCTCTGGCTTTGGACCATCTGCATGGACTCGGCATCATCTACAGAGATCTGAAACCAGAGAA CATACTCCTGGACGAGGAAGGCCACATAAAGCTGACAG ATTTTGGACTCAGTAAGGAGTCGATTGATCATGAAAACAAAGCATACTCTTTCTGCGGGACGGTGGAGTATATGGCCCCAGAGGTGGTGAACCGGAGAGGACATACATACAGCGCTGACTGGTGGTCCTATGGTGTGCTTATG TTTGAAATGCTAACCGGAACGCTGCCCTTCCAAGGCAAGGACCGCAAGGAAACCATGACCATGATTCTAAA GGCCAAGCTTGGAATGCCACAGTTCCTAAGTGCCGAAGCTCAGAGTCTCCTCCGGAGTCTTTTCAAACGAAATCCTTCCAATAGATTTG GTGCTGGTCCAGATGGTGTTGAAGAGATTAAGAGACATCCCTTTTATGCTACCATTGATTGGAAT AAATTATTCAGAAGAGAGATTTATCCACCCTTTAAACCAGCCTCTGGCAGACCAGATGACACATTCTACTTCGACCCAGAATTCACAGCAAAAACTCCCAAAG ACTCGCCAGGTGTACCCCCCAGTGCCAATGCCAATCAACTCTTCAGAGGTTTTAGTTTTGTGGCTATCAGCTCAGAGGAGGAGTCTCAGCCCCTGCAGAGCAACAGTATGACTTCAATAGTTCAG CAGCTTCACAGAAATGTGAATCAGTTCAATGATGCGTACGAGGTAAGGGAGGATATCGGAGTTGGCTCGTATTCTGTCTGCAAACGCTGTATACAGAAGAGCACAGGCATGGAGTATGCAGTGAAG ATAATCAATAAAGCTAAAAGGGACCCAACGGAGGAGGTGGAAATTCTGTTACGCTATGGACAACATCCAAATATAATCACACTGAAAGAC GTTTACGATGATGGGCGTTCAGTCTATCTGGTGACAGAGCTGCTAATGGGCGGAGAGCTACTGGATAAGATTCTCAGACAGAACTTTTTCTCCGAGCGAGAAGCCAGCGCTGTGCTTTATACCATCACAAAAACTGTGGAATACCTGCATGCTCAAGGC GTGGTTCACAGGGATCTGAAGCCCAGTAACATTCTTTACGTTGATGAATCTGGGAATCCAGAATCCATCCGAATCTGTGACTTCGGCTTCGCTAAGCAGCTGAGAGCAGAAAACGGTCTACTGATGACGCCCTGTTACACTGCTAACTTTGTGGCTCCAGAG GTGTTGAAGAAACAAGGTTATGATGCTGCCTGTGACATCTGGAGTTTAGGTGTTCTGCTGTACACAATGTTGACTGG ATTTACTCCATTTGCGAACGGACCAGAAGACACACCTGAGGAGATTCTGGCTCGGATTGGCAGTGGGAAGTTTTCCCTCACAGGAGGATACTGGAATTCAGTTTCATCTGAAGCCAAG GACTTGGTGTCTAAGATGTTGCACGTAGACCCCCATCAGAGACTAACAGCTGCACAGGTGTTAAGACATCCCTGGATTGTTCACAAAGAGCTCCTCCCCAAATACCAGCTCAATAGACAGGACGCCCCTCATCTGGTTAAG GGGGCGATGGCTGCTACCTACTCTGCCTTGAATAGGAATATTCCTCCAGTACTGGAACCCGTGGGTTGTTCTATTCTTGCCCAACGCAGAGGGGTGAAAAAACTGACCTCCACTGCTCTATGA